Proteins from a genomic interval of Methanoplanus endosymbiosus:
- a CDS encoding acylneuraminate cytidylyltransferase family protein — MKTIDKIYAFIPARGGSKRIPNKNLQLIADKPLIQYTIEVALKSSIFDKVIVSTDDLQIESLSNDLDAEVLRRPPELAQDTSTTIDSVLHFINEYKLNPDDIIILLQPTSPLRNEIHVKEALETFLSGKGSSLVSVTNPEHPPQWNFKVENDYLVPLMDERFIFMRSQDLPETYIPNGAIYISRVSTIVNKKTFYCKDILPYVMSREDSIDIDEALDLKLAEIIIENKDIYG; from the coding sequence ATGAAAACTATTGACAAGATCTACGCATTCATTCCAGCACGTGGTGGTAGCAAAAGAATACCAAACAAAAACCTGCAATTAATTGCCGATAAACCTCTAATACAGTATACAATAGAGGTAGCATTAAAATCTTCAATATTTGATAAGGTAATCGTATCAACTGATGATTTGCAAATCGAGTCATTGTCTAACGATTTAGATGCTGAAGTTCTCAGAAGACCACCGGAGCTGGCACAGGACACAAGTACTACTATTGACTCGGTTCTTCATTTTATTAATGAATATAAACTAAATCCTGATGATATAATTATCCTTTTGCAGCCAACATCCCCTCTAAGAAATGAAATACACGTTAAAGAGGCATTGGAAACCTTCCTTTCAGGTAAAGGAAGTTCATTAGTTAGTGTTACAAATCCGGAACACCCTCCCCAATGGAATTTCAAAGTTGAAAATGACTATTTGGTCCCGTTAATGGATGAAAGATTCATATTTATGAGAAGTCAGGATTTGCCGGAAACTTACATTCCAAATGGGGCAATTTATATTTCAAGAGTGAGCACAATAGTAAATAAAAAGACATTTTATTGTAAAGATATATTACCATATGTAATGAGCAGAGAGGACAGTATAGATATTGATGAAGCCCTAGATTTAAAGTTAGCAGAAATTATAATTGAAAATAAGGACATTTATGGTTAA